A genomic segment from Nodularia sphaerocarpa UHCC 0038 encodes:
- a CDS encoding photosystem II S4 domain protein, which produces MLPREELLKGVENRDTVARVIDQAEQAIKTWEVVLTDFLSPPELAEINRVFSRLTDVQLVAWGGYPQAERQRMAIARSELPLEQSQVDLVALEFAGNFLFDTASHRDFLGAMLGTGIVREKTGDIIVLGERGAQAIVAPELAEFLEISLQQVRSVPVKTQRIDINELKVREPKKKELTTVEASLRLDAIASAGFGMSRSKMVNFIEGGDVRVNWKDVSQSSSQVKSGDLIAIRGKGRLEVGEIAVTKKERYRVQLTRYM; this is translated from the coding sequence ATGTTACCAAGAGAAGAACTTTTAAAAGGTGTTGAAAATCGAGATACTGTCGCTCGTGTGATTGATCAGGCTGAACAAGCGATTAAAACTTGGGAAGTTGTTTTGACTGATTTTTTGTCTCCGCCGGAATTGGCAGAAATTAACCGGGTTTTTAGTCGATTAACAGATGTGCAATTAGTGGCGTGGGGCGGTTATCCCCAAGCAGAACGTCAAAGAATGGCGATCGCACGTTCGGAACTTCCCTTAGAACAATCTCAAGTTGACCTCGTAGCCCTGGAATTTGCTGGTAATTTTCTTTTTGATACGGCATCTCATCGCGACTTTTTGGGCGCAATGCTGGGGACAGGAATCGTGCGTGAAAAGACAGGAGATATTATTGTTCTGGGCGAACGGGGAGCGCAAGCGATTGTAGCACCGGAGTTGGCGGAATTTTTAGAAATAAGTCTGCAACAGGTGCGTTCTGTGCCGGTGAAAACTCAGCGCATTGATATCAATGAGTTAAAAGTTAGGGAACCCAAGAAGAAGGAATTAACCACAGTGGAAGCTTCTTTGCGGTTAGATGCGATCGCCTCGGCTGGTTTTGGGATGTCCCGCAGTAAAATGGTTAACTTTATTGAGGGTGGTGATGTCCGCGTCAATTGGAAAGACGTTAGTCAATCTAGTTCTCAAGTCAAATCAGGCGACTTAATCGCTATTCGTGGTAAAGGACGTTTAGAAGTAGGGGAAATTGCCGTTACTAAAAAAGAACGTTACCGAGTTCAATTAACAAGATATATGTAG
- a CDS encoding CTB family bacteriocin, translating to MSNPLFNELSPNQQESVAGGFSLNFSATLFSGLQTGTVTNSASNPGGSTATGENASVAVDTAGSNLNGLDIPADFDLGALFGSFFNF from the coding sequence ATGAGCAACCCATTGTTTAACGAACTATCCCCAAACCAACAAGAAAGCGTAGCTGGTGGATTCAGCTTGAACTTTAGTGCTACTCTTTTCTCAGGACTACAAACAGGTACAGTAACTAATTCTGCCTCTAATCCAGGCGGTAGCACCGCAACTGGTGAAAATGCTTCCGTTGCAGTTGATACAGCAGGTAGCAATTTGAACGGACTAGACATACCAGCAGATTTCGATCTAGGAGCTCTGTTTGGTTCATTCTTCAATTTCTAA
- a CDS encoding phosphoribosyltransferase has product MPDLYVSWSDYHQKIEHLAAQIYQSGWEFNQIVCLARGGLRVGDIISRIYQQPLAILATSSYSGSGKQERGNLTLSRHLTMTSENLGSHILLIDDLVDSGITLEQTIPWLKQNSNFAVTEIRTAVLWYKACSTIKPDYYVDYLPDNPWIHQPFEHYENMNPAELIAKVSQPC; this is encoded by the coding sequence ATGCCAGACCTTTACGTTTCTTGGTCAGATTATCACCAAAAAATTGAACACCTAGCGGCTCAGATATATCAATCAGGCTGGGAGTTCAACCAGATTGTTTGTCTCGCAAGAGGAGGACTGCGAGTCGGAGATATCATTTCCCGGATATATCAGCAGCCTTTGGCAATTTTAGCAACATCTTCTTACAGTGGTTCTGGTAAGCAAGAAAGAGGCAATTTAACCTTGTCTCGCCATTTAACAATGACTTCAGAAAACTTAGGTTCCCACATTCTCCTCATTGATGACTTAGTAGACTCTGGAATCACCCTGGAGCAAACCATACCTTGGCTGAAGCAAAATAGTAATTTCGCCGTTACAGAAATTCGCACGGCGGTACTGTGGTATAAAGCCTGTTCTACCATCAAACCAGATTATTATGTCGATTATCTCCCAGATAACCCCTGGATTCATCAACCCTTTGAACACTACGAAAACATGAACCCCGCCGAACTAATCGCTAAGGTAAGTCAACCTTGTTGA
- a CDS encoding AEC family transporter → MADLLELYVKLVGLVLVGFILGRKLPDSVPTHLGELLFWVGVPISIVAFLRRADLSGQIWIAPAIAYLAIALGAFLAWWGMKGQAYFTKSIHEKSTQGSLLLAAMLGNTGYLGYPITLALVGQEYFAWALFYDMLGSLFGAYGFGIVLASYFGGNVGNYGQITKSIVINPALWSFGFGLLFRAVTLPPIWESSLEKLGWGVIALTLILIGMRLSQLNSWHRLPEAGISLIIKMLIVPLAIGGILPLFGVTGEPALVIVLQISMPPAFATLVIAETFNLDRDLAVTSLAVGSMILLVTLPLWLWLF, encoded by the coding sequence TTGGCTGACCTCCTAGAACTATACGTCAAACTCGTGGGATTAGTCCTAGTAGGCTTTATTCTGGGACGCAAACTACCTGACTCCGTTCCTACCCATCTGGGTGAATTGTTATTTTGGGTAGGAGTACCGATAAGCATTGTCGCTTTTTTACGCCGAGCCGACTTGTCAGGACAGATTTGGATTGCTCCGGCGATCGCCTATTTAGCCATCGCACTAGGGGCATTTTTGGCTTGGTGGGGAATGAAAGGGCAAGCCTATTTTACAAAAAGCATTCACGAAAAATCAACCCAAGGTAGTTTGCTCCTAGCCGCCATGCTGGGTAACACAGGTTATCTTGGTTATCCCATCACCCTAGCTTTAGTCGGGCAAGAATACTTTGCCTGGGCTTTATTCTACGATATGTTGGGATCACTATTCGGTGCTTATGGCTTCGGAATAGTCTTAGCATCTTATTTTGGCGGTAATGTCGGTAATTATGGGCAAATTACCAAATCCATTGTGATTAATCCGGCTCTATGGAGTTTCGGTTTTGGCTTGCTATTTCGAGCCGTGACGCTCCCCCCTATCTGGGAATCTAGCCTAGAAAAATTAGGTTGGGGCGTGATTGCTTTAACTTTAATATTAATTGGAATGCGACTTTCCCAGCTTAATTCTTGGCACAGACTACCAGAAGCGGGAATCAGCTTAATCATTAAAATGTTAATTGTTCCTTTAGCTATCGGCGGAATATTACCACTTTTTGGCGTAACTGGTGAACCAGCCCTAGTAATTGTGCTACAAATATCAATGCCTCCAGCATTTGCCACATTGGTAATTGCCGAAACCTTTAATCTTGACCGCGACTTGGCTGTAACCTCTTTAGCGGTTGGGTCTATGATCTTACTTGTGACTCTCCCCCTTTGGCTCTGGCTATTTTAA
- a CDS encoding CTB family bacteriocin, producing the protein MLNQLFTEISSEQQETVVGGFTINFGATSFTGIQQGTSTTTTSQPDGGSSTESTTENVEINTDGFTANGFNLPENFSFGSIFGF; encoded by the coding sequence ATGTTGAACCAATTGTTTACCGAAATCTCCTCAGAGCAACAAGAAACCGTAGTTGGTGGATTCACCATCAACTTCGGTGCCACTTCATTTACTGGCATCCAACAAGGCACCTCAACAACAACCACCTCTCAGCCTGATGGTGGAAGCAGCACAGAAAGCACAACTGAAAACGTAGAAATTAATACAGACGGCTTCACCGCAAACGGATTCAATCTACCTGAAAACTTCAGTTTCGGATCTATTTTCGGTTTCTAA
- the chrA gene encoding chromate efflux transporter, whose amino-acid sequence MPSLSARLLELAQIFLKLGLIGFGGPQAHIAMINDEAVVRRGWFTQEQFLEGVAICEMLPGPASTQMGIYTGYVRAGQLGALVAGICFILPAFLIVLILSWAYFRFQGIPQIDNLFLGVTPVVIAIIFGFCWKLAKRAITDVKGVAIALAVLLVTLLFQVNILLQFVLAGIVGLIFYSPSNRSSAWLVPLLPMMQVLPKILGTVSTDTLALSSFWGLERIQEYYLTLIFFFLKVGSFIFGGGLVILPLLESEVVNQFHWLTRSEFLDGVAIGEFTPGPVVITAAFVGYKVAGAMGALISCVAIFTPSFLFIMGAAPLLVRIRQNPWIRSFLKGVTPAVLGAIAAAAIPLAQTAIIQDTLGRSILAAIIGILALVALIRFKRPTWQLVPAGAIIGLIAGAF is encoded by the coding sequence ATGCCTAGTTTATCGGCTCGATTGCTAGAACTTGCTCAAATTTTTCTCAAGCTTGGGTTAATTGGCTTTGGTGGTCCTCAAGCTCACATTGCGATGATTAATGATGAAGCGGTAGTGCGGCGAGGCTGGTTTACCCAAGAACAATTTTTAGAAGGAGTGGCAATTTGCGAGATGTTACCTGGGCCAGCTTCCACGCAGATGGGAATTTATACCGGATATGTGCGGGCGGGACAATTGGGTGCTTTAGTGGCAGGTATTTGTTTTATCTTGCCTGCTTTTTTGATTGTGCTGATTCTATCTTGGGCATATTTTCGTTTTCAGGGTATACCGCAGATTGATAATTTGTTTCTGGGGGTGACACCTGTGGTGATTGCAATCATCTTTGGGTTTTGCTGGAAGTTAGCAAAACGAGCTATTACTGATGTCAAAGGTGTGGCTATAGCTTTAGCTGTCCTACTTGTCACTTTACTATTTCAAGTTAATATTCTATTACAATTCGTCTTAGCGGGTATTGTCGGGTTAATTTTTTACAGTCCTTCAAATCGCAGCAGTGCTTGGTTAGTTCCCCTCTTACCCATGATGCAGGTGCTACCCAAAATCCTGGGGACTGTATCTACTGACACATTAGCATTGTCTAGCTTTTGGGGACTAGAACGGATTCAAGAGTATTATTTAACGTTAATATTTTTCTTCTTAAAAGTCGGTAGTTTTATCTTCGGCGGTGGGCTAGTTATTCTCCCCTTGCTGGAGTCGGAAGTAGTCAATCAATTTCATTGGTTAACTCGCAGCGAATTTCTGGACGGTGTTGCTATTGGTGAATTTACTCCGGGACCTGTGGTAATTACTGCGGCTTTTGTCGGTTATAAGGTGGCTGGTGCAATGGGTGCTTTAATTTCTTGCGTCGCCATTTTTACGCCATCGTTTCTATTTATTATGGGGGCTGCACCGCTTTTAGTTCGCATTCGTCAAAACCCCTGGATTCGCAGCTTTTTGAAGGGCGTTACTCCTGCGGTTTTGGGTGCGATCGCAGCTGCGGCAATTCCCCTCGCACAAACTGCTATCATCCAAGATACTCTGGGGCGTTCTATTTTAGCCGCGATTATTGGCATTCTGGCTTTAGTCGCGCTGATCCGCTTCAAACGTCCCACATGGCAGTTAGTCCCCGCAGGTGCGATTATTGGCTTGATTGCTGGCGCTTTTTAA
- a CDS encoding CTB family bacteriocin, whose product MRTSNQLFIEVSSEQQENVAGGFTVNFGETGFTGINSITITTTVTTPDGGSTTTSGTDNVTVETGGIVFAGLNLTENEFSSFF is encoded by the coding sequence ATGAGAACATCAAATCAACTATTCATCGAAGTATCCTCAGAGCAACAAGAAAACGTTGCTGGTGGATTTACTGTTAACTTTGGTGAAACTGGTTTTACCGGTATTAACAGCATAACCATCACAACGACTGTCACCACCCCTGACGGTGGTAGCACCACAACTAGCGGAACTGACAACGTAACAGTTGAGACAGGTGGAATAGTATTTGCCGGATTGAATCTAACTGAGAATGAGTTTAGTTCTTTCTTCTAA
- a CDS encoding CTB family bacteriocin gives MLNPLFTEVSSEQQEIVAGGFTFNFGATSFSGSQENTSTNTTSTPDGGSTTTSTTGNVQVITFGQTFNGFNLPTNFFAPPVEEEVI, from the coding sequence ATGTTGAACCCATTATTTACCGAAGTATCCTCAGAGCAACAAGAAATCGTAGCTGGTGGATTTACCTTCAACTTCGGTGCCACTTCATTTTCTGGCAGCCAAGAAAACACCTCAACAAACACAACTTCTACCCCAGATGGTGGTAGCACCACAACCAGCACAACTGGAAACGTACAAGTTATCACCTTTGGTCAAACTTTTAACGGATTCAACCTACCTACCAACTTCTTCGCGCCCCCTGTGGAAGAAGAAGTTATCTAA
- a CDS encoding MFS transporter, whose protein sequence is MNDSVDEYARINPESPKLDLKTKLAYGAGDFGPAITGNISIFFLLVFFTNVAGIPAGLAGSILMIGKVWDAINDPIIGVLSDRTKSRRWGRRLPWMFYGAIPFGVIFFLQWIVPPFSANQSGNIWPLFWYYVVIGLMSQVVYTVVSLPYTAMTPELTQDYDERTTLNSFRFAFSISGSILSLILAQIIFSTIGDRQQQYLVLAGICAVISVLAIYVCIFGVRDRVLAFEAKRTQGEEPASIPFFEQLKIVFSNRPFLFVIGIYLFSWLGVQVTATTIPYFVINCMGLKDSDVPTVMIAVQGTALLMLFVWSALSKKIGKKVVYFLGMSSWIIAAGGLFFLQPNQIGLMYFMAVMAGVGVSTAYLVPWSLIPDVIDLDEFRTGQRREGIFYGFMVLLQKLGLALGIFLVGNALQAAGFQATLPGQDTPIQPESALTAIRIAVGPLPTIFLICGLFLTYFYPITREMHAEIMMKLKARQENTEPS, encoded by the coding sequence ATGAACGATTCGGTTGATGAGTATGCCCGAATTAATCCAGAAAGTCCCAAACTGGATTTGAAAACCAAACTAGCTTATGGGGCTGGAGATTTTGGACCAGCGATTACTGGCAATATTTCTATATTTTTTCTGCTGGTTTTCTTTACCAATGTGGCTGGGATTCCGGCTGGTTTAGCTGGTAGTATTTTAATGATTGGTAAAGTTTGGGATGCTATCAACGATCCAATTATCGGGGTGTTGTCAGATAGAACGAAATCTCGTCGCTGGGGTCGTCGTTTACCTTGGATGTTTTACGGGGCGATTCCTTTTGGGGTCATCTTTTTCTTGCAATGGATTGTACCGCCTTTTAGTGCCAACCAGAGTGGTAATATTTGGCCTTTGTTTTGGTATTATGTCGTAATTGGGTTAATGTCTCAGGTGGTTTACACCGTTGTCAGTTTGCCTTATACGGCAATGACTCCCGAACTAACTCAAGATTATGATGAACGTACTACTCTGAATAGTTTTCGCTTCGCTTTTTCTATTAGTGGTAGTATTTTATCGTTGATTTTAGCGCAAATTATTTTTTCAACAATTGGCGATCGCCAACAACAATATCTGGTTTTAGCGGGAATTTGTGCGGTAATTTCGGTTTTAGCTATATATGTCTGTATTTTCGGAGTGCGCGATCGCGTCTTGGCTTTTGAAGCTAAACGTACCCAAGGCGAAGAACCTGCATCTATACCCTTCTTTGAACAACTAAAAATCGTTTTTAGCAATCGACCTTTTCTATTTGTGATTGGTATATATCTTTTTTCTTGGTTAGGAGTACAAGTCACAGCCACCACTATTCCTTATTTTGTCATCAACTGTATGGGTTTGAAGGATTCAGATGTCCCCACAGTCATGATTGCAGTCCAAGGAACAGCCTTGCTGATGTTATTTGTTTGGAGTGCTTTGAGCAAGAAAATCGGGAAAAAAGTCGTTTATTTTCTGGGGATGAGTTCATGGATTATCGCCGCAGGAGGACTGTTTTTTTTACAGCCTAATCAAATCGGTTTAATGTATTTCATGGCTGTCATGGCTGGTGTTGGCGTGTCCACAGCTTATCTCGTTCCTTGGTCACTGATTCCAGATGTGATTGACTTAGATGAATTTCGCACCGGACAACGGCGAGAAGGCATTTTCTATGGTTTTATGGTTTTGCTGCAAAAGTTAGGTCTAGCTTTAGGAATATTTTTAGTCGGAAACGCTTTGCAAGCCGCCGGTTTCCAAGCAACTCTACCAGGACAAGATACACCCATACAACCAGAATCTGCCCTAACAGCCATTCGCATCGCTGTTGGTCCATTACCAACAATTTTCTTGATTTGTGGTTTATTTCTCACCTATTTTTACCCAATCACTCGTGAGATGCACGCAGAAATTATGATGAAGCTGAAAGCACGTCAGGAAAATACAGAACCCTCTTGA
- a CDS encoding MotA/TolQ/ExbB proton channel family protein, which produces MGINNLFSAGGVVMWPLFGFSVLAVALIIERIRFWVRINNRQSRVIREVLNLYRLDNVVGAMDKLRKNADLPLARIFLSPLELEEPNPEEFRLALESEAQAEIPLLKRFQNIFETIIGLAPLLGLLGTVLGLIASFASLDIGDVGGTKTTGVTAGISEALVSTATGLVVAIFTLLFANSFRGLYVRQIALIQEYGGQLELLYRRRYERGERNYAPTR; this is translated from the coding sequence ATGGGAATTAATAATCTGTTTTCGGCCGGCGGCGTGGTAATGTGGCCGCTATTCGGGTTTTCAGTCTTAGCAGTGGCGCTGATTATTGAACGTATCCGGTTTTGGGTGAGAATCAATAACCGTCAAAGCCGTGTAATTAGAGAAGTATTGAATCTTTATCGCCTAGATAACGTAGTTGGAGCAATGGATAAACTCCGAAAAAACGCAGATTTGCCCTTAGCGCGGATTTTTCTTTCTCCCCTGGAATTAGAAGAACCGAACCCCGAAGAATTTCGTTTAGCACTAGAAAGTGAAGCCCAAGCAGAAATCCCCTTACTCAAACGCTTTCAAAACATTTTTGAGACAATTATCGGTTTAGCACCATTATTAGGTCTACTGGGTACAGTCTTGGGATTAATTGCTTCCTTTGCTTCCCTAGATATAGGTGATGTCGGAGGTACAAAAACCACAGGTGTCACTGCTGGTATTAGTGAAGCTTTGGTTTCTACCGCCACAGGATTAGTAGTTGCTATATTTACACTTTTATTTGCCAACTCATTTCGGGGTTTATATGTCCGTCAAATAGCACTCATCCAAGAGTACGGGGGACAATTAGAGTTACTTTACCGCCGACGCTACGAACGAGGAGAGAGAAATTATGCGCCTACCAGATGA
- a CDS encoding CTB family bacteriocin codes for MFDQLFTEVSVAEQETISGGLLGTLTGTLTGTLDLNAAYTSFLAEQTNSVSFAQSGPGGSTAGGGNSSTTVFTFGSTLNLFNNGVVTPPPVVDPGPIGANP; via the coding sequence ATGTTTGACCAATTATTTACAGAAGTATCTGTTGCAGAGCAAGAAACCATAAGTGGTGGCTTACTTGGGACCTTAACTGGGACCTTAACTGGAACCTTGGATCTGAATGCAGCATATACTTCATTTCTTGCCGAACAAACTAACTCTGTTTCATTCGCTCAATCTGGTCCGGGCGGTAGTACAGCAGGCGGTGGTAATTCTTCAACCACAGTTTTCACATTTGGTTCGACTTTGAATTTATTTAATAATGGTGTTGTTACACCACCACCTGTAGTAGATCCAGGTCCTATAGGTGCAAATCCATAG
- a CDS encoding ExbD/TolR family protein, producing the protein MRLPDEADLPAQINILPMIDVIFAILTFFIMSTLFLTRSEGLPVNLPTASTATQQQIPMKITVTVDAKGVISINRQPSQVDSLVEQLRTIMGSNSEALVIINADEKVGHGQVVAIMDRVRQVKGAKLAISTQKP; encoded by the coding sequence ATGCGCCTACCAGATGAAGCCGATTTACCAGCACAGATCAACATCTTACCGATGATTGATGTCATCTTTGCGATTTTAACCTTTTTTATCATGTCAACGCTGTTTTTAACTAGGTCTGAAGGTTTGCCCGTAAATTTACCTACGGCTAGCACCGCTACACAACAGCAAATTCCCATGAAAATTACCGTAACGGTAGACGCAAAAGGAGTAATTAGCATCAATCGTCAACCCAGTCAAGTAGATTCATTAGTAGAGCAACTGCGGACTATCATGGGTTCTAACTCAGAAGCCTTAGTCATTATTAATGCTGATGAGAAAGTAGGTCATGGTCAGGTAGTGGCAATTATGGATCGAGTCCGTCAGGTAAAAGGGGCGAAGTTAGCCATTTCTACTCAAAAACCCTAA
- a CDS encoding general stress protein, translated as MINQNKKYAIGVFARHEEVEPAINELKASGFPLEQVSIIAKDVEPDERLGEAQISDRINDQSVNATKAVGDTLTATTWGSVLVGLSSLAIPGLGVVLAAGSVGVALVASMAGVAVGTIANENLVKALADLGIPENQARLYSDRLQQSNYLLILNGTDEQIHSAEAILHNQEIKNLGIYDFSQAKNH; from the coding sequence ATGATTAATCAAAATAAGAAATATGCAATAGGAGTATTTGCTAGACATGAAGAAGTAGAGCCAGCAATTAATGAATTGAAAGCGTCAGGCTTTCCTCTGGAGCAAGTTTCGATCATTGCTAAAGATGTAGAGCCAGATGAGCGCCTGGGTGAGGCGCAGATTAGCGATCGCATTAATGACCAAAGTGTTAACGCTACAAAGGCAGTAGGTGATACACTTACAGCTACTACCTGGGGTAGTGTGTTAGTTGGTTTGAGTAGTTTGGCAATTCCCGGTTTAGGAGTTGTGCTAGCAGCAGGTTCTGTGGGTGTGGCGCTAGTGGCTAGTATGGCGGGTGTTGCTGTGGGAACAATAGCAAATGAGAATTTAGTCAAGGCGCTGGCTGATTTAGGTATACCGGAAAACCAAGCCAGACTTTATAGCGATCGCCTCCAGCAGAGTAATTATTTACTCATCCTCAATGGCACAGATGAACAGATTCATAGTGCTGAAGCCATCTTACACAATCAAGAAATTAAAAATTTGGGCATTTATGATTTTTCTCAGGCTAAAAATCATTAA
- a CDS encoding M15 family metallopeptidase: protein MNKARFSGQPHNLSGDSSEEDIPVALRDSPEAAPKRLSPTLILLITGVSGLIVLGLISSFWFFVIAPRNTVEPQAASNGTTTTDTQSSDSVNRQNNNLDALLGHLTYPEALESELLPITADGRIRLRKVAAERYKNMAQAARREGVILVAISGFRSVKDQEQLFFGIGARRNQTPAERASVSAPPGHSEHHTGYAVDIGDGAVPATNLQTNFENTKAFRWLEGNAARFGFEISFPENNPQGVSYEPWHWRFVGDRHSLELFYKARNLNTTQP from the coding sequence TTGAATAAAGCCCGGTTTTCTGGACAACCGCATAACTTATCAGGTGACTCTAGTGAAGAAGATATTCCCGTAGCTTTACGCGATAGCCCTGAAGCAGCACCTAAACGACTTTCGCCAACTCTAATTTTACTAATCACTGGAGTATCCGGGTTAATCGTCCTGGGTTTAATTAGTAGTTTTTGGTTCTTTGTCATCGCACCCAGAAACACAGTTGAGCCTCAAGCTGCATCTAATGGCACAACTACCACAGATACACAATCTAGTGATTCTGTCAATAGGCAAAATAATAATCTTGATGCGCTGTTGGGTCATTTGACATACCCAGAAGCGCTAGAGTCAGAACTATTACCAATTACGGCAGATGGGCGAATTAGACTGCGAAAAGTTGCCGCCGAAAGGTATAAGAACATGGCGCAAGCGGCGCGACGTGAAGGTGTAATATTAGTGGCAATTTCTGGTTTTCGCTCAGTTAAAGATCAGGAACAGTTATTTTTTGGGATTGGTGCTAGACGCAATCAAACCCCAGCCGAAAGAGCATCTGTCAGTGCGCCCCCTGGACACAGTGAACATCATACAGGCTACGCTGTGGATATAGGAGATGGCGCAGTCCCAGCAACTAATCTGCAAACCAACTTTGAAAATACCAAGGCTTTTCGGTGGTTAGAAGGAAATGCGGCGCGTTTTGGCTTTGAAATTTCCTTTCCTGAGAATAATCCTCAAGGTGTGAGTTATGAACCTTGGCACTGGCGTTTTGTAGGCGATCGCCATAGCCTAGAATTATTTTACAAAGCCAGAAATTTAAACACCACACAACCATGA